A genomic stretch from Setaria italica strain Yugu1 chromosome VII, Setaria_italica_v2.0, whole genome shotgun sequence includes:
- the LOC101755221 gene encoding wall-associated receptor kinase 2 has protein sequence MLPHRLDALLCLGVVLVLAVILSSVEALPPPSNNCQRKCGEVDIPYPFGIGPDDSPDHCSLPGFNLSCKEVGHGSFRPFYIDVEVLNISLQQGLARMRMDMSTYCYNTSTKEMDYLNWRLNLTGTPYRFSETANLFTVVGCRTLAYIGDEDNVGRYMSGCVSMCRRGDVRTLTDGSCSGIGCCQTAIPKGLQYYEVWFGEGFNTSRIYNTSRCSYAALVEASEFTFSKSYATSSAFYDAYSGQPPLIVDWAIGNGTCDEARNKPESYACVSSSSECFNSDNGQGYICNCTKGFQGNPYLVDGCKDVDECNNNLEKYPCSVKGTCKNTQGGFQCICPPRYPKGNAYTGTCEKDHSIPLKVTIPIGIFACVLLGLLLYLGKEWIKHKRQIIRQEYMRKTDECFQQNGGKLLMDMMKVESNKTFKLYNREEIELATNNFDKSSIIGEGGQGTVYIGKNLDLENNSIAIKICKGFDENRRMEFGKELLILSRVKHENIVQLLGCSLQFEAPVLVYEYVPNQTLQHLIHTQVDPSKRTLEVRLKIASEIAAALAYLHSLSHPVFHGDVKSVNILLGHDLSAKVSDFGCSMIRSADENVQVVKGTMGYLDPEYLLNFELTDKSDVYSFGVVLLELLTRRRALSKTKVSLVSVFMEGVKEGKLTELIDREIDNQENMELILQVAAVASRCLAMTGQQRPMMREVAEELQRLARPVSPRTQGFHGVSALMMQGRSSDNSSGDYTSEESTDYYILQKKASMSTEFAR, from the exons ATGCTGCCGCATAGATTAGATGCACTGCTATGTCTTGGAGTAGTGCTCGTGCTTGCGGTAATACTCTCTTCTGTTGAAGCATTGCCGCCGCCTAGCAACAACTGTCAGAGAAAATGCGGCGAAGTCGATATCCCATATCCATTTGGCATTGGGCCTGACGACTCGCCTGATCACTGCTCTTTGCCCGGCTTCAACCTGAGCTGCAAGGAAGTCGGCCATGGATCATTCAGGCCATTTTATATAGATGTAGAGGTTCTGAATATCTCGCTGCAGCAAGGTCTTGCCCGGATGAGGATGGACATGTCGACTTATTGCTACAACACCTCCACTAAGGAAATGGATTACCTAAACTGGCGGCTGAACCTGACAGGTACGCCCTATAGATTCTCAGAGACTGCTAACTTGTTTACGGTCGTTGGGTGCAGAACACTGGCATACATTGGAGATGAGGATAACGTGGGCAGGTACATGAGCGGTTGTGTCTCCATGTGCCGGCGAGGCGATGTAAGAACACTTACTGATGGCTCATGCTCCGGAATTGGCTGCTGCCAGACGGCCATCCCCAAGGGCCTGCAGTACTACGAGGTGTGGTTCGGTGAAGGCTTCAACACGTCGAGGATCTACAACACCAGCCGCTGCAGCTACGCGGCGCTGGTCGAGGCATCCGAATTCACATTCTCCAAAAGCTACGCTACATCATCGGCGTTCTACGATGCTTATTCTGGGCAGCCGCCGTTGATCGTGGACTGGGCTATTGGGAATGGAACTTGCGATGAAGCCCGGAACAAGCCTGAGTCATATGCATGTGTCAGCAGTAGCAGTGAGTGCTTTAATTCGGACAATGGACAAGGCTACATCTGCAACTGCACCAAAGGGTTCCAAGGCAATCCGTACCTTGTTGACGGATGCAAAG ATGTTGATGAATGTAATAACAATCTGGAGAAATACCCTTGCTCTGTGAAGGGAACTTGCAAGAATACTCAAGGAGGATTTCAATGCATTTGTCCTCCGCGTTACCCCAAAGGCAACGCATACACTGGGACATGTGAGAAGGACCACTCAATTCCTCTAAAAGTCACAATCCCAATAG GAATTTTTGCCTGTGTTTTGCTTGGTCTATTACTTTATCTTGGTAAAGAATGGATCAAGCACAAACGACAAATAATAAGGCAAGAATACATGAGGAAGACTGATGAATGCTTTCAGCAGAATGGAGGGAAATTGCTAATGGATATGATGAAAGTAGAGAGCAACAAAACATTTAAGTTGTATAACCGAGAAGAAATTGAGTTGGCCACCAACAACTTTGACAAAAGCTCAATCATTGGTGAAGGTGGTCAGGGGACTGTTTATATAGGGAAAAATCTTGATTTAGAAAATAATTCTATTGCTATCAAGATCTGCAAGGGATTTGATGAGAATAGGAGAATGGAATTTGGTAAGGAGCTTCTTATACTTTCTCGAGTCAAACATGAAAACATTGTCCAGCTTCTAGGTTGCAGCTTGCAGTTTGAAGCTCCAGTTCTGGTGTATGAATATGTGCCAAATCAAACTCTACAACATCTTATTCATACACAAGTTGATCCGTCCAAAAGAACTCTAGAGGTCCGTCTTAAAATTGCCTCTGAGATTGCTGCAGCACTTGCATACCTACATTCTCTTAGCCACCCTGTCTTTCATGGAGATGTCAAGTCCGTTAATATTCTTCTAGGCCACGATCTCTCTGCAAAAGTTTCTGATTTTGGGTGCTCCATGATTAGGTCAGCTGATGAAAATGTTCAAGTAGTGAAGGGGACAATGGGCTACTTAGATCCAGAGTACCTTTTGAACTTTGAGCTTACTGATAAGAGCGATGTTTACAGCTTTGGTGTTGTTCTTCTGGAGCTCTTAACACGAAGGAGGGCACTGTCCAAAACAAAGGTAAGCCTCGTGTCTGTCTTCATGGAAGGTGTGAAGGAGGGCAAACTTACAGAACTCATAGATAGGGAGATAGACAATCAAGAAAACATGGAGTTAATACTTCAAGTGGCTGCGGTAGCAAGTCGGTGCTTGGCCATGACCGGTCAACAGAGGCCAATGATGAGAGAGGTAGCAGAGGAACTCCAGCGATTGGCACGTCCAGTATCACCTCGCACTCAAGGGTTTCATGGTGTTAGTGCACTCATGATGCAGGGACGGTCGTCTGACAATTCATCCGGTGACTATACTAGTGAAGAAAGCACAGATTATTACATCCTCCAGAAGAAAGCCTCGATGAGCACAGAGTTTGCAAGATGA